Proteins encoded within one genomic window of Bacillus sp. F19:
- a CDS encoding DUF2087 domain-containing protein — MDVSELFWSASLDEWKQGFIQNQEHYICLLCGDKTEKGVIYPDDDMFYDAEKAMKIHIEKEHGSVFDYLIGLDKKLTGLTDHQNRLLRLFYAGKNDAEIQKELEIGSSATIRNHRFVLKEKERQAKMMLTIMELLREKDQHAPVWIAPHKAARMIDSRYNVTQEEEAEMLKKLFPEGAHGRLKKFPLKEKQKLIVLKAIADRFEGKRKYDEKEVNQLLESIYHDYVLLRRYLIEYGFLARKADGSEYWRIL, encoded by the coding sequence ATGGATGTATCCGAATTGTTTTGGAGTGCTTCTCTGGATGAATGGAAACAAGGGTTCATCCAAAACCAGGAGCACTATATTTGTCTGCTTTGCGGAGACAAAACAGAAAAAGGCGTTATTTACCCTGATGATGACATGTTCTATGATGCTGAAAAAGCGATGAAGATTCATATTGAAAAAGAACATGGATCTGTTTTTGATTATCTGATTGGACTTGATAAAAAGCTTACTGGGCTGACGGACCATCAAAATCGTTTACTGCGGCTCTTTTATGCCGGAAAAAATGATGCCGAAATCCAAAAAGAGCTAGAGATCGGAAGTTCAGCTACAATCAGAAACCATCGATTTGTATTGAAGGAAAAAGAACGCCAGGCAAAAATGATGCTGACGATTATGGAGCTTTTAAGAGAAAAAGATCAGCATGCTCCAGTATGGATAGCTCCTCACAAGGCAGCAAGAATGATTGACAGCCGCTACAATGTCACTCAGGAGGAAGAAGCAGAAATGCTTAAAAAGTTATTTCCTGAGGGGGCACATGGAAGGCTTAAGAAATTTCCGCTTAAAGAAAAGCAAAAGCTGATTGTCCTAAAAGCGATAGCTGACCGATTTGAAGGAAAACGGAAATATGACGAAAAAGAAGTGAACCAACTATTAGAATCCATTTATCACGATTATGTCCTCCTCAGACGGTACTTAATTGAATATGGATTTCTTGCCCGCAAGGCAGATGGAAGCGAGTATTGGAGAATACTTTGA
- a CDS encoding DUF4385 domain-containing protein, translated as MPFNYDEDFENTDFRKHPEKYRIGRGEQGALLVEPYKSEILPYWRFKTPEIAKESSEKIYHLFLEYKDNDDFDGMDMARKFLQMGYTRARRYANYKGGRKYKEDGNIHKREIDEEKAKSAAIFKQMWMAVREDEEYLELKKEHQKKYG; from the coding sequence GTGCCATTTAATTACGATGAGGACTTTGAAAACACGGATTTCCGAAAGCATCCAGAGAAATACCGCATTGGCAGAGGCGAACAGGGTGCCCTGCTTGTAGAACCCTATAAAAGTGAAATCTTGCCTTATTGGCGCTTTAAAACTCCTGAGATCGCAAAAGAATCCTCTGAAAAAATTTATCATCTTTTTCTTGAATACAAAGATAACGATGACTTTGACGGTATGGACATGGCGAGGAAATTTCTGCAAATGGGCTACACACGGGCAAGAAGATATGCCAATTATAAAGGCGGACGTAAGTATAAAGAAGATGGAAACATCCACAAACGGGAAATTGATGAGGAAAAAGCCAAGTCTGCTGCAATCTTCAAACAAATGTGGATGGCAGTCAGAGAAGACGAGGAATATTTGGAATTAAAGAAAGAGCATCAGAAAAAGTATGGTTAA
- a CDS encoding helix-turn-helix transcriptional regulator codes for MDELLNSLTTELRRGTLTLAVLSQLQTPQYGYSLVQLLEKNNITIDQSTLYPLLRRLEKQELLISEWELTETRPRKYYKLSDFGKEVYEQLKVEWLRTSNQMKKLLEEE; via the coding sequence ATGGATGAATTACTGAACTCGCTGACCACTGAACTAAGAAGAGGAACCCTTACACTTGCCGTCCTCAGCCAGCTGCAAACACCTCAATACGGATATTCTCTCGTCCAGCTTCTCGAAAAAAACAACATAACAATTGATCAAAGCACCCTCTACCCCTTACTCCGCAGACTGGAAAAACAAGAACTCCTAATAAGTGAATGGGAACTGACAGAGACTCGGCCAAGAAAGTATTACAAATTGAGCGATTTTGGAAAAGAGGTGTACGAACAGCTTAAAGTGGAATGGCTTAGAACTTCTAATCAAATGAAAAAGCTTTTAGAGGAGGAATGA
- a CDS encoding flavin reductase family protein encodes MLSIDPAVNTERENYKLLTGSIIPRPIAFVTSLAEDGTLNGAPFSYFNIVSANPPMISVSVQRSGGNQKDTARNISSLKEFVVHIVDYDNVEKINITAANLQPDQSEIELAQLTPIKSSRIAVPGIKEAKVRMECVLERVIELGGNDSPGCDLIIGKIVQFHIEESIYEKGRINPDGLGAVSRLAGNDYASIGELFSIERPK; translated from the coding sequence ATGCTGAGCATTGATCCAGCTGTTAACACGGAAAGGGAAAATTATAAGCTTTTAACAGGAAGCATTATTCCAAGACCGATTGCATTTGTCACTTCACTTGCAGAAGACGGAACATTAAACGGAGCGCCGTTCAGCTACTTTAACATCGTTTCCGCCAATCCCCCGATGATTTCAGTGTCCGTTCAAAGAAGCGGAGGAAATCAAAAGGATACTGCCAGGAATATCAGCAGTCTGAAAGAATTTGTTGTGCATATCGTTGATTATGATAACGTTGAAAAGATAAACATCACGGCAGCGAACCTTCAGCCTGATCAAAGTGAGATTGAATTGGCGCAATTAACGCCTATTAAGAGCAGCAGGATTGCTGTGCCTGGAATAAAGGAAGCCAAAGTGCGCATGGAATGTGTGCTTGAACGAGTGATTGAGCTCGGCGGGAACGATTCGCCTGGATGTGATTTGATCATCGGGAAAATTGTTCAGTTTCACATAGAAGAGAGCATCTATGAAAAAGGAAGAATCAATCCTGATGGACTTGGCGCAGTCAGCAGACTTGCGGGAAATGATTACGCAAGTATCGGAGAGCTATTTTCAATCGAACGCCCAAAATAA
- a CDS encoding tetratricopeptide repeat protein — protein MINWHIQTIERIKKLRDWRRYDEAIEEAQNLIASDPEIAHFYSILAHVYSHKEDFESAIHFSKEALKKDPEDYTGNFLLVSSYYQSGDMKSFDHAVEDALRIYPDVAHFYYLKALRAFQKNKLKDSLKLMESALAHESEDPVYLAAYSDFLLLSNKKKESREFEKIALEKNENDPHVFYSLANTAFNRGDFKQARELSQLAAEIEPEEETYREQYLELLKTAYPIHTFFLRIIQVNSFLRRRSAVLFWTIMIFIFFAFNPLFWLYLLFTLCPYYVSNYITGLLVRRKFGITRRRQKVKISTAILTGLFIILIGMGAVSIFME, from the coding sequence ATGATTAATTGGCATATTCAGACAATCGAGCGCATTAAAAAGCTCAGAGACTGGAGAAGATACGATGAAGCAATAGAAGAAGCACAGAACCTCATCGCATCAGATCCGGAAATCGCCCATTTCTATTCAATTCTGGCACATGTTTATTCTCATAAAGAAGACTTTGAATCAGCGATTCACTTTTCAAAAGAAGCATTAAAAAAAGACCCTGAGGATTACACAGGCAACTTTCTGCTTGTCAGCTCTTATTATCAAAGCGGGGATATGAAATCCTTTGATCACGCTGTTGAAGATGCGCTTCGGATATATCCCGATGTTGCTCATTTCTATTATTTAAAAGCTCTGAGAGCCTTTCAAAAAAACAAGCTAAAGGACTCACTTAAGCTGATGGAGAGCGCTCTTGCCCATGAGAGCGAAGATCCTGTTTACCTTGCAGCCTACAGTGATTTCCTGCTGCTTTCCAATAAGAAGAAAGAATCGAGGGAATTCGAAAAGATCGCCTTAGAAAAAAATGAGAATGATCCGCACGTCTTCTATTCTTTGGCCAATACTGCTTTTAATCGCGGAGACTTCAAGCAGGCCAGAGAGCTGAGCCAGCTTGCTGCCGAAATAGAGCCTGAGGAAGAAACATACAGAGAGCAATATCTGGAATTATTAAAAACGGCCTATCCCATTCACACGTTCTTCCTCCGAATTATACAGGTTAATTCCTTTCTGAGAAGAAGATCAGCCGTCTTATTTTGGACCATCATGATTTTTATCTTTTTTGCCTTTAACCCGCTATTTTGGCTGTACCTTTTGTTCACGCTGTGTCCATACTATGTCAGCAATTACATAACAGGACTGCTTGTCAGGCGGAAGTTCGGGATTACCCGAAGAAGGCAGAAGGTCAAAATTTCAACCGCTATTCTTACTGGGTTATTTATCATATTGATTGGTATGGGCGCAGTATCTATCTTTATGGAATAA
- a CDS encoding organic hydroperoxide resistance protein → MSEPLFTASVTAVGGREGKVHSSNDVINMDIAMPGSPRAERMPEATNPEQLFAAGYAACFDGALQHMARKEKVKFESEVTANVSFLKDEADGGFKLAVKLDVKGKGIEKAQLEDLVHKAHEFCPYSKATRGNIEVTLEAIV, encoded by the coding sequence ATGTCAGAACCATTATTCACTGCCTCAGTTACAGCAGTAGGCGGAAGAGAAGGAAAAGTACACTCATCAAATGATGTAATCAACATGGATATTGCCATGCCGGGTTCACCCAGAGCTGAAAGAATGCCTGAAGCTACAAATCCGGAGCAGCTATTCGCAGCGGGATATGCCGCATGTTTCGATGGAGCCCTGCAGCATATGGCCAGAAAAGAAAAAGTGAAATTTGAATCTGAGGTTACGGCTAATGTAAGCTTTTTAAAAGATGAGGCTGATGGCGGCTTCAAATTAGCCGTAAAGCTTGATGTAAAAGGGAAAGGCATTGAAAAAGCTCAATTAGAAGACCTTGTTCACAAGGCTCATGAGTTTTGCCCGTATTCTAAAGCAACCAGAGGGAATATCGAGGTTACACTTGAGGCGATTGTTTAA
- a CDS encoding GIY-YIG nuclease family protein — protein MDRKKELKQLYKESKPEAGIYQIKNIKNGKLFIGSTMNLKTLNGKQFELETGSSTNKTLQNEWSTFGKEAFSIEVLEVLKRKEEGHFDVKHALKKLEEKWLNELKPYGEKGYNKEKLQ, from the coding sequence ATGGATCGGAAAAAAGAATTAAAGCAGCTTTATAAAGAATCGAAGCCAGAAGCGGGAATCTATCAAATAAAGAATATCAAAAACGGGAAACTTTTTATCGGAAGCACAATGAATTTAAAAACATTGAATGGAAAGCAGTTTGAACTTGAAACAGGCTCAAGCACAAACAAAACTCTTCAAAACGAATGGAGTACTTTTGGAAAAGAAGCTTTTTCAATAGAAGTGCTGGAAGTATTAAAAAGAAAAGAAGAGGGCCATTTTGATGTGAAACATGCTTTGAAAAAGCTTGAGGAAAAATGGCTTAACGAGCTGAAACCATATGGTGAAAAGGGATACAATAAAGAAAAGCTTCAATAA
- a CDS encoding GNAT family N-acetyltransferase: MKIRILNGNDADAYRKIRLEGLKNSPEAFGSSYEEEQLYPIDLYKSRLESDSAYTFGAFEKEELAGVVTLVKETKVKLKHKASIFAMYVSPDYRGRGIGKKLMAEVVKKAQEFDDTEQLQLSVVGTNQSAKQLYTSFGFTVYGHENRALKADGIYYDEDHMVLFF; encoded by the coding sequence ATGAAGATCCGAATCCTGAATGGAAATGATGCAGACGCTTACCGTAAAATCCGGCTTGAAGGTTTAAAAAACAGCCCTGAAGCATTTGGATCAAGCTACGAGGAAGAACAGCTTTATCCGATTGATCTTTACAAATCGCGACTTGAATCAGATTCAGCCTATACGTTTGGAGCTTTTGAAAAGGAGGAACTTGCCGGTGTTGTCACTCTAGTAAAAGAAACGAAGGTCAAGCTTAAGCATAAAGCTTCGATTTTCGCGATGTATGTTTCTCCTGATTATCGCGGAAGGGGCATTGGAAAAAAGCTGATGGCTGAAGTGGTAAAAAAAGCACAGGAGTTTGACGATACAGAGCAGCTTCAGTTATCAGTTGTGGGCACCAATCAGTCAGCAAAGCAGCTGTACACTTCATTTGGCTTCACCGTTTATGGTCATGAAAATAGAGCGCTAAAAGCTGATGGCATCTATTATGATGAGGATCATATGGTTTTATTTTTTTGA
- a CDS encoding ring-cleaving dioxygenase gives MTKKTAGIHHITAIVGHPQENADFYAGVLGLRLVKQTINFDDPGTYHLYFGDAAGKPGTIITFFPWPDAYQGKVGDGQVGVTSYVVPKGALNFWEARLEKMDVPFSKMERFGEEYVVFDDPHGLHLEIVEREEGESNTWEFGGVSSDVAIKGFGGATLLSAQPERTAELLEAIMGFEKISQEGDFIRFRSTGEIGNVIDLKMTPIGRGQMGVGTVHHIAFRAENDEDQLQWQKHVANGGYQVTPVQDRQYFNAIYFREHGEILFEIATDPPGFAHDEETLGEKLMLPKWYEQQREKIEKVLAPFEIREL, from the coding sequence ATGACTAAGAAAACAGCAGGTATCCACCATATCACGGCAATCGTTGGTCATCCCCAGGAAAATGCGGACTTTTATGCAGGGGTTCTTGGCTTGAGACTGGTAAAGCAAACAATCAATTTTGATGATCCTGGTACGTATCATCTTTATTTTGGAGACGCAGCGGGAAAACCGGGAACGATTATTACGTTTTTCCCATGGCCTGATGCGTATCAGGGGAAAGTTGGGGATGGCCAGGTTGGAGTAACATCATATGTTGTTCCAAAAGGTGCATTGAACTTTTGGGAAGCCAGACTTGAAAAGATGGATGTCCCATTTTCTAAAATGGAGCGGTTCGGTGAGGAGTATGTGGTATTTGATGATCCGCATGGTCTGCACCTCGAAATCGTTGAACGGGAAGAAGGAGAATCAAACACGTGGGAGTTTGGCGGAGTCTCATCTGATGTTGCAATAAAAGGATTTGGAGGGGCAACGCTGTTATCCGCTCAGCCTGAGAGAACAGCAGAACTGCTGGAGGCGATCATGGGATTTGAAAAAATCAGCCAAGAAGGAGATTTTATCCGTTTTCGCTCAACTGGAGAGATTGGAAATGTGATTGATTTGAAAATGACGCCAATTGGCCGCGGACAAATGGGAGTTGGAACGGTTCATCATATTGCGTTCCGCGCAGAAAATGATGAGGATCAGCTTCAGTGGCAAAAGCATGTTGCAAACGGCGGATATCAAGTCACTCCAGTACAGGACCGACAATATTTCAATGCGATCTATTTCAGAGAACACGGTGAAATCCTGTTTGAAATTGCAACAGATCCTCCAGGATTTGCTCATGATGAGGAGACGCTGGGAGAAAAGCTGATGCTTCCGAAATGGTATGAGCAGCAAAGAGAAAAGATTGAAAAAGTGCTTGCACCATTTGAGATTAGAGAGCTTTAA